The Sinomicrobium kalidii genome contains a region encoding:
- the yidD gene encoding membrane protein insertion efficiency factor YidD, with product MNLLLKILAYPFIFLVRIYQYLISPLTPATCRYTPTCSQYTIEALKKHGLVKGGKLAVKRIFSCHPWGGSGYDPVPDKDDN from the coding sequence ATGAACCTTTTACTAAAAATACTCGCCTACCCGTTTATCTTTTTGGTAAGGATTTACCAGTATCTCATTTCCCCCCTCACACCTGCAACATGCAGATACACACCCACGTGCTCGCAGTATACCATTGAAGCCCTGAAAAAACACGGGCTTGTAAAAGGGGGAAAACTCGCCGTTAAAAGAATATTCAGTTGTCATCCATGGGGAGGTTCAGGCTATGACCCTGTTCCGGATAAGGATGACAACTGA
- the cysS gene encoding cysteine--tRNA ligase, producing MQRYLNQKLKIYNSLTGNKETFEPINNGHVGMYVCGPTVYNYVHLGNCRTFISFDLIFRYLKHLGYKVRYVRNITDAGHLENDADEGEDRIAKKARLEQIEPMEVVQRYTVDFHNTLNRFNNLPPSIEPTATGHIIEQINIIKEILDKGFAYEVNGSVYFDVIKFNQTSRYGKLSGRNIEDLIHNTRELDGQSDKKSPQDFALWKKAEPQHIMRWPSPWSDGFPGWHLECTAMSTKYLGERFDIHGGGMDLKFPHHECEIAQAEASNGHTPVNYWMHANMLTLNGKKMSKSTGNNILPNEIFTGDNNILSKPFAPAVVRFFILQAHYRSVLDFSNDALLASEKGFYRLMEAVHLLEELPVSSETSGFDLTQWQQKCYDAMNDDFNSPVLIANLFEAVKFINQVKEQKAEISAEDRESLKTTMHSFVFDVLGLIDVTASQENSTDKLSGVVELLIKLRAEARANKDFATSDKIRDELAAMGIQLKDGKEGTTFSVS from the coding sequence ATGCAACGCTACCTGAACCAAAAACTGAAGATCTATAACTCACTCACAGGAAACAAGGAAACATTCGAGCCCATAAACAATGGCCATGTAGGCATGTATGTCTGCGGTCCCACAGTCTATAATTATGTACACCTGGGGAATTGCCGGACCTTTATTTCCTTTGACCTCATCTTCCGCTACCTGAAACATCTCGGTTACAAGGTGCGCTATGTCCGGAACATCACCGATGCCGGCCATCTCGAAAACGATGCCGACGAAGGTGAAGACCGCATCGCCAAAAAAGCCAGGCTGGAACAGATCGAGCCCATGGAAGTGGTACAGCGTTACACCGTGGATTTTCACAACACACTGAACCGTTTCAACAACCTCCCTCCCAGCATAGAACCCACGGCTACCGGGCATATTATAGAACAGATAAATATCATAAAAGAGATCCTCGACAAGGGCTTTGCCTATGAAGTCAACGGTTCCGTTTATTTTGATGTGATAAAGTTCAACCAGACTTCCCGATACGGAAAGTTAAGCGGAAGGAATATCGAAGACCTCATCCACAACACCCGGGAACTCGACGGACAAAGCGATAAGAAAAGTCCGCAGGACTTCGCCCTCTGGAAAAAAGCCGAACCCCAGCACATTATGCGCTGGCCCTCTCCCTGGAGTGACGGCTTTCCCGGATGGCACCTGGAATGTACCGCCATGAGCACCAAGTACCTCGGGGAACGGTTCGACATCCACGGGGGCGGTATGGACCTGAAATTTCCACATCACGAATGTGAAATAGCCCAGGCCGAAGCCTCTAACGGCCACACCCCGGTAAATTACTGGATGCACGCCAACATGCTTACCCTCAACGGCAAGAAAATGTCGAAATCCACCGGGAATAACATTCTGCCCAACGAGATCTTTACGGGCGACAACAACATACTCAGTAAACCCTTTGCCCCTGCCGTCGTGCGTTTCTTTATCCTCCAGGCGCATTACAGGAGTGTGCTGGACTTCAGCAACGACGCCCTGCTGGCTTCCGAAAAAGGGTTTTACAGGCTGATGGAAGCCGTTCACTTGCTGGAAGAACTGCCCGTTTCTTCCGAAACTTCCGGTTTCGACCTAACACAATGGCAGCAAAAATGCTATGACGCGATGAACGACGATTTTAACAGTCCCGTACTCATAGCCAACTTATTTGAGGCCGTGAAGTTCATCAACCAGGTAAAAGAGCAAAAAGCGGAGATCAGTGCAGAGGACCGGGAATCTCTGAAAACAACCATGCATTCCTTTGTTTTTGATGTGCTTGGCCTTATCGATGTCACCGCTTCACAGGAAAACAGTACCGATAAACTGTCCGGCGTAGTCGAACTCCTTATTAAACTGCGCGCCGAAGCCCGTGCAAACAAGGACTTTGCCACATCCGACAAGATAAGGGATGAGCTTGCCGCAATGGGTATTCAACTCAAGGACGGAAAAGAAGGAACCACTTTTTCCGTTTCCTGA
- a CDS encoding carboxymuconolactone decarboxylase family protein, translating into MERISLGEFPEGMYNVMAQVESYVRKSGLDMRLLKLLKYRISQMNHCAFCLDMHYKEALHHGEEPLRLYSIAAWKECPYYSEEERTVLEFAEALTDLPNHHVDDALFDKMRQFFNKQEIAVLTLAITHINSWNRLQQVIRTKPGEYQVGQYNVGEQAGAEN; encoded by the coding sequence ATGGAAAGAATCAGTTTAGGGGAATTTCCCGAAGGTATGTACAACGTTATGGCACAAGTGGAAAGCTATGTGCGTAAAAGCGGACTGGATATGCGATTATTGAAATTGCTCAAATACCGTATATCACAAATGAATCATTGCGCTTTTTGCCTGGATATGCATTATAAGGAGGCGCTTCACCATGGAGAGGAACCACTGCGGTTATATTCCATAGCAGCCTGGAAAGAGTGCCCCTATTATTCCGAAGAGGAGCGGACGGTCCTGGAATTTGCCGAGGCCCTTACCGATCTGCCGAACCATCATGTAGATGATGCCCTGTTTGACAAAATGAGACAGTTTTTCAACAAGCAGGAGATTGCGGTCCTGACCTTGGCCATTACCCATATAAATTCCTGGAACCGTTTGCAGCAGGTTATCCGCACCAAACCCGGAGAATATCAGGTAGGCCAATATAATGTAGGAGAACAGGCAGGTGCAGAAAATTAA
- a CDS encoding sigma-70 family RNA polymerase sigma factor, with product MKTETLRPLLETYAYNILGSYEDARDVVQDIWLKLLENPAKHVDNYRGYLIKSVVNHAINVKKRQKKFLKEYPGHWLPEPVATERADTFVEHREILSYSLMVLMEKLTARERAVFILKEAYHYSHREIADTLDISGENSRQLFRRAKDRLDKAGAKTGIPDQPKLEQLFAAMQNREMEQLEALLHEDIALTSDGGGKVSAAMKSILGIPRVVKFLVGVYRKFYEKIPDLKITPSRINHQPALLYYSGDRVINCLLFSVKGEEIDQIYFVRNPDKLKNLR from the coding sequence ATGAAAACAGAAACTTTACGACCCCTGCTGGAAACCTATGCCTACAATATTCTCGGCTCATATGAAGACGCCAGGGATGTGGTTCAGGATATATGGTTAAAGTTGTTGGAAAACCCGGCAAAGCACGTGGACAATTACAGGGGGTATCTCATAAAATCGGTGGTCAATCATGCCATAAACGTAAAAAAACGGCAGAAGAAATTCCTGAAGGAATACCCGGGGCACTGGCTGCCTGAACCTGTAGCTACCGAAAGGGCAGACACTTTTGTGGAACACCGGGAGATCCTCTCTTACTCGCTTATGGTACTGATGGAAAAACTGACCGCGCGTGAGCGTGCCGTATTTATCCTGAAAGAGGCTTATCATTATTCGCACCGGGAAATTGCGGACACCCTCGATATTTCCGGAGAAAATTCGAGGCAACTTTTCCGAAGGGCCAAAGACCGGCTGGACAAGGCAGGTGCAAAAACAGGTATTCCGGACCAGCCAAAGTTGGAACAGTTATTTGCTGCCATGCAGAACCGGGAGATGGAACAATTGGAAGCCCTGCTTCACGAGGATATTGCGCTCACTTCCGATGGTGGAGGCAAGGTTTCTGCTGCGATGAAAAGCATATTGGGCATACCCCGTGTTGTGAAGTTCCTTGTCGGGGTTTACAGGAAATTCTACGAGAAGATCCCGGACCTGAAGATCACTCCGTCCCGAATCAACCACCAGCCTGCACTTTTGTATTATTCAGGTGACAGGGTGATCAATTGCCTGTTATTTAGTGTGAAAGGGGAGGAGATAGATCAGATCTATTTTGTACGCAATCCGGACAAGCTGAAAAATCTTCGGTAA
- a CDS encoding DUF192 domain-containing protein has product MTSEITSKIPVSLVLAFSLVLFFSCKNDKQHNTVKTEEIHFTKDGELQLFSADSTLTKKIDIEIADNEYKIQTGLMYRTSMKENRGMLFIFDEEKPRYFYMKNTNIPLDIIYLDAAKKIVSIKPDAEPFNEASIPSDLPAQYVLEINAGMAEKWGLKTGDFITFKRNN; this is encoded by the coding sequence ATGACTTCCGAAATAACAAGCAAAATCCCCGTATCCCTGGTCCTGGCTTTCAGCCTCGTTCTCTTTTTTTCATGTAAAAACGACAAACAGCACAACACGGTGAAAACAGAAGAAATCCACTTTACCAAGGACGGAGAGTTACAGCTGTTCAGTGCCGACAGCACCCTTACAAAAAAGATCGACATCGAAATAGCCGACAACGAATACAAGATCCAGACAGGACTGATGTACCGTACCTCAATGAAGGAAAACCGGGGGATGCTCTTTATTTTTGACGAGGAAAAACCCCGTTATTTCTACATGAAAAACACCAACATTCCACTGGATATTATCTACCTGGATGCAGCAAAGAAAATTGTAAGCATAAAGCCTGACGCCGAACCGTTCAACGAGGCTTCCATCCCTTCGGACCTTCCTGCGCAATATGTATTGGAAATCAATGCGGGAATGGCTGAAAAATGGGGCCTGAAAACCGGGGATTTTATAACTTTTAAAAGAAATAATTAA
- a CDS encoding OmpP1/FadL family transporter — protein sequence MKKILAIIVVLGAVLPSEAQTINDVLRYGIEDLQGTARYQSMSGAFGALGGDLSALNNNPAGSAVFNNGSFTISGTSYNTKNKTNYFDGNTSTDISDFDMNQLGGVFVFNNTGSGGGWNKFSLAFNYERVNNFENEFLADGNSNRSIDSYFLSFAQGVPLGDMAIFNDENIEDAYLDIGSSYGFGTQQAFLGYYGGIIDPLDPDNDNNTEYISNAAFDNTVRQRFFQSTSGYNNKFTVNMAGQFLDNLYLGASLNFHDVQYEKYTQLDEDGYSSESILREATFDNLLRTSGDAFSFSLGGIARISEMVRVGATYQSPTWYRLTDELSQRIGSNYEDDRIGYINFNQVNVYPDYKIHIPAKYTGSLALVFGQQGLISFDYSYQDMSNAKLKPTSDPVFAEENDYMENTLEAVSSLRVGGEYRIERFSLRGGYRYEQSPYDSDRIGDLNGFSLGLGYDFGPTRIDAAFNQYQRDYGSQLYEAGLTNTADIDAKNTNVTLSLTFNL from the coding sequence ATGAAAAAAATACTGGCAATAATTGTGGTTTTGGGTGCTGTACTGCCCAGTGAGGCACAAACAATAAACGATGTGCTACGATACGGCATAGAAGACCTGCAGGGTACGGCACGATATCAATCCATGAGCGGCGCATTCGGGGCATTGGGAGGTGACCTCTCTGCACTCAACAACAATCCCGCAGGGTCCGCAGTCTTCAACAACGGTAGCTTTACCATCTCCGGAACCAGTTATAACACAAAGAACAAGACCAATTATTTTGACGGGAACACCTCAACAGACATCTCCGATTTTGACATGAACCAACTCGGTGGTGTTTTCGTTTTTAACAATACGGGCTCCGGAGGCGGATGGAACAAGTTCTCACTCGCATTCAACTATGAAAGGGTCAACAATTTTGAAAATGAATTCCTGGCGGACGGGAACAGTAACCGGTCCATAGACTCCTATTTCCTCTCTTTTGCACAGGGAGTCCCTCTCGGAGACATGGCCATATTCAATGATGAAAATATAGAAGATGCCTACCTGGACATAGGCAGTTCATACGGCTTCGGAACCCAGCAGGCATTTCTGGGCTATTACGGGGGGATTATTGATCCGCTGGACCCCGACAATGACAACAACACCGAATATATTTCCAACGCCGCATTTGACAATACGGTAAGACAGCGTTTTTTTCAAAGTACCTCCGGTTATAACAACAAGTTTACGGTAAACATGGCCGGACAGTTTCTAGACAATCTTTACCTGGGGGCATCCCTCAATTTCCACGATGTCCAGTACGAAAAATATACCCAGCTTGACGAAGACGGATACTCCTCCGAATCCATTTTGCGGGAAGCCACTTTTGACAACCTCCTGCGCACTTCGGGAGACGCATTCTCATTTTCCCTCGGCGGTATTGCCCGGATCAGTGAAATGGTCAGGGTCGGAGCCACATACCAGTCTCCTACCTGGTACAGGCTCACCGACGAACTGTCGCAGCGGATCGGTTCCAATTATGAAGATGACAGAATCGGCTATATCAACTTTAACCAGGTAAACGTATACCCCGATTACAAGATCCATATCCCGGCTAAATATACGGGTAGTCTTGCTTTGGTATTCGGGCAACAGGGTCTTATCAGTTTTGACTACAGCTACCAGGACATGAGCAATGCCAAGTTAAAACCCACTTCCGACCCGGTTTTTGCAGAAGAGAACGACTATATGGAAAACACCCTGGAAGCCGTGTCCTCTTTGCGCGTAGGCGGAGAATACCGGATAGAAAGGTTCAGTTTGAGAGGCGGGTATCGTTACGAACAAAGTCCCTATGACAGCGACAGGATTGGCGACCTCAACGGCTTCTCCCTGGGACTCGGCTATGATTTCGGCCCGACCAGGATCGATGCCGCTTTCAATCAATACCAGAGAGATTACGGATCACAGCTTTATGAAGCAGGACTTACCAATACGGCAGATATTGACGCAAAAAACACCAACGTAACCCTGTCTCTTACATTCAATCTTTAA
- the trpA gene encoding tryptophan synthase subunit alpha, with amino-acid sequence MANQTNNIMTNRIHQKLQEDKKILSIYFTAGYPNPEDTVPILEKLQESGVDMVEIGLPFSDPLADGPTIQASSAKALQNGMTTVKLFGQLKGIRKKIHIPLILMGYFNPMMQYGVERFCAQCADTGIDGLIIPDLPVDVYEEQYRELFEKYGLANIFLITPQTPDERIRFIDSVSEGFIYMVSSASVTGAKNTFGDVQKQYFERVHRLDLRNPQIVGFGISNSETYETATKLAKGAIIGSAFIKSLTEKGVEGIPEFIGTIR; translated from the coding sequence ATGGCAAATCAGACCAATAACATAATGACCAACAGAATACATCAGAAATTACAGGAAGACAAAAAGATCCTGTCCATATATTTTACGGCGGGTTATCCCAACCCGGAAGACACGGTCCCCATTCTCGAAAAACTACAGGAAAGCGGTGTCGATATGGTAGAAATAGGATTGCCGTTCAGTGACCCGCTGGCTGACGGCCCGACCATCCAGGCCAGTTCTGCGAAAGCATTACAGAACGGTATGACCACCGTTAAACTTTTCGGGCAACTGAAAGGCATCCGGAAAAAAATACATATCCCCCTTATCCTTATGGGATATTTTAACCCCATGATGCAATACGGTGTGGAACGGTTCTGTGCCCAATGTGCCGATACGGGAATAGACGGGCTCATCATCCCCGACCTTCCCGTAGATGTGTATGAAGAGCAGTACAGGGAACTCTTTGAAAAATACGGCCTGGCCAATATCTTCCTCATCACTCCGCAAACACCGGACGAACGCATCCGTTTTATCGATTCGGTGTCCGAAGGTTTTATCTATATGGTGAGTTCGGCAAGCGTTACCGGTGCAAAAAATACATTCGGCGACGTCCAAAAGCAATATTTTGAACGCGTTCACAGGCTTGATCTCAGAAACCCGCAGATCGTAGGCTTCGGCATCAGCAATTCCGAAACCTACGAAACGGCTACAAAACTGGCCAAAGGGGCCATCATAGGCTCGGCTTTTATTAAATCCCTGACTGAAAAAGGAGTAGAAGGTATCCCTGAATTTATAGGTACCATCCGTTAA
- the folE gene encoding GTP cyclohydrolase I FolE, which produces MKIDKTLEEQFEEIGDNHISSSADTPLREDAFDLSDSEKIERIEQDVYNIMETLGLDLTDDSLRGTPRRVAKMFVREIFAGLHPERKPKASTFQNKYKYAEMLVEKNITVYSTCEHHLLPIVGRAHVAYISKGNVIGLSKMNRIVDYYAKRPQVQERMTMQIVQELQQALGTKDVACVVDAKHLCVNSRGIRDIESSTVTAEFGGKFKDPSVRREFLDYIKLDTEF; this is translated from the coding sequence ATGAAAATAGATAAAACTTTGGAAGAACAATTTGAGGAAATTGGTGACAACCACATTTCATCATCTGCGGATACACCTCTTAGGGAAGATGCTTTCGATCTGTCTGACAGTGAAAAGATAGAACGCATAGAACAGGACGTATACAACATTATGGAAACCCTGGGCCTCGACCTTACTGACGACAGCCTCAGGGGAACGCCCAGAAGGGTGGCCAAGATGTTTGTCAGGGAGATTTTTGCCGGACTGCATCCCGAAAGAAAACCCAAAGCCTCTACCTTTCAGAATAAATACAAATATGCCGAAATGCTCGTGGAAAAGAACATTACGGTATATTCTACCTGCGAACACCATTTGCTCCCTATTGTGGGAAGAGCCCATGTGGCATACATATCCAAAGGCAATGTCATCGGCCTTTCCAAAATGAACCGTATTGTGGACTATTATGCCAAAAGGCCACAGGTACAGGAAAGGATGACCATGCAGATCGTACAGGAACTGCAACAGGCCCTGGGCACCAAAGATGTGGCCTGCGTTGTTGATGCCAAGCACCTCTGTGTCAATTCCAGGGGCATACGCGATATAGAAAGCAGCACAGTAACGGCAGAATTCGGAGGCAAGTTCAAGGACCCGTCTGTGAGGAGAGAATTTCTGGATTATATTAAATTAGATACCGAATTTTAA
- a CDS encoding 30S ribosomal protein THX produces MGKGDKKTRRGKIIMGSYGKLRPKRRKFRIRSKHVKGETANTADK; encoded by the coding sequence ATGGGAAAAGGAGACAAAAAGACAAGAAGAGGAAAAATAATCATGGGGTCATACGGAAAACTGCGCCCCAAGCGCAGAAAATTCAGAATCCGTTCCAAACATGTAAAGGGTGAAACCGCGAACACCGCGGATAAATAG
- the proS gene encoding proline--tRNA ligase → MGKNLTKRSEDYSKWYNELVIKADLAENSGVRGCMVIKPYGYAIWEKMQAELDHMFKETGHENAYFPLFIPKSYLSREADHVEGFAKECAVVTHYRLKNEEDGSGLVVDPEAKLEEELIVRPTSETIIWDTYRRWIQSYRDLPILVNQWANVVRWEMRTRLFLRTAEFLWQEGHTAHATKEEAEAEAVQMMDIYADFAENFMGVPVIKGVKSESERFAGAEETYCIEALMQDGKALQAGTSHFLGQNFAKAFDVKFANKEGKQDWVWATSWGVSTRLMGALVMTHSDDNGLVLPPKLAPIQVVIVPIHRGEEQLNAISERVAPLVSELRSKGISVKFDNRDTHKPGWKFNEYELKGVPVRLAIGPRDLENGTYEVARRDTLEKETMKVGDVVARVETLLKEIQENIYKKAFDYRETHITEVNSFDEFREVLENKGGFVSAHWDGTPETEETIKELTKATIRCIPLDAVEEKGKCIYSGKPSMRRVLFAKAY, encoded by the coding sequence ATGGGTAAGAACTTAACGAAACGCAGCGAAGATTATTCAAAATGGTATAATGAGTTGGTTATAAAGGCGGATTTAGCTGAAAATTCGGGAGTTAGGGGGTGTATGGTGATCAAGCCCTACGGGTATGCTATCTGGGAAAAAATGCAGGCTGAACTGGACCACATGTTCAAGGAAACAGGGCACGAGAATGCCTATTTTCCACTTTTTATCCCGAAATCCTATCTGAGCAGGGAGGCCGATCATGTGGAGGGTTTTGCGAAGGAATGTGCTGTAGTTACCCATTATCGGCTCAAAAATGAGGAAGACGGCAGTGGACTGGTGGTAGATCCGGAGGCTAAACTTGAAGAAGAACTTATTGTACGGCCCACTTCAGAAACAATAATCTGGGACACGTACCGAAGGTGGATACAATCTTACCGCGATCTGCCTATCCTTGTCAACCAATGGGCCAATGTAGTACGATGGGAGATGCGTACACGGTTGTTTTTGCGTACGGCTGAATTTTTATGGCAGGAAGGCCATACGGCGCATGCCACTAAAGAGGAGGCTGAAGCAGAAGCAGTACAGATGATGGATATTTATGCCGACTTTGCCGAGAATTTTATGGGTGTACCTGTGATCAAGGGTGTTAAATCGGAAAGTGAGCGTTTTGCCGGGGCGGAAGAAACCTATTGTATCGAAGCCTTGATGCAGGACGGAAAAGCATTACAGGCCGGGACATCCCATTTCCTCGGACAGAATTTTGCAAAGGCTTTTGACGTGAAGTTTGCCAATAAGGAAGGAAAACAAGACTGGGTATGGGCCACTTCCTGGGGGGTTTCCACACGCCTGATGGGCGCGCTTGTGATGACCCACAGTGATGACAACGGTCTGGTACTGCCGCCGAAACTGGCCCCTATACAGGTGGTTATAGTGCCCATACACAGGGGAGAAGAGCAGCTCAATGCCATATCCGAAAGGGTAGCTCCCTTGGTAAGTGAATTGCGGAGCAAGGGAATATCTGTAAAATTCGATAACAGGGATACGCACAAACCGGGCTGGAAATTCAACGAATATGAATTGAAAGGAGTTCCTGTTCGCCTGGCCATAGGACCGCGTGACCTGGAAAACGGCACCTATGAGGTAGCACGCAGGGATACCCTGGAAAAAGAAACGATGAAGGTCGGGGATGTGGTTGCCCGGGTAGAAACCTTGTTAAAAGAGATACAGGAGAATATCTATAAAAAAGCATTCGATTACAGGGAAACTCACATCACTGAAGTGAATTCCTTTGACGAGTTCAGGGAAGTGCTGGAAAACAAGGGGGGATTTGTATCAGCGCACTGGGACGGAACCCCGGAAACCGAAGAAACCATCAAGGAACTTACCAAAGCCACGATACGATGCATTCCGCTGGATGCTGTGGAAGAAAAAGGTAAGTGTATTTACAGCGGCAAGCCTTCGATGCGAAGGGTATTGTTCGCTAAGGCATATTAA
- the trpB gene encoding tryptophan synthase subunit beta, translating into MSTPVKTALIGAIPGSGPYHVSEKGYYGEFGGAFIPEMLYPNVEELRQRYLEVMSEPSFKEEFDQLLKDYVGRPSPLYFAKRMSEKYGTKIYLKREDLNHTGAHKINNTIGQILMARRLGKARIIAETGAGQHGVATATVCALMGMKCVVYMGEIDIARQAPNVARMKMLGAEVRPALSGSRTLKDATNEAIRDWINNPVDTHYIIGSAIGPHPYPDMVTRFQSVISEEIKYQLKEKEGREHPDYVVACIGGGSNAAGTFYHFLHNEDVGIIAVEAAGKGIDSGESAATSVLGHQGIIHGCKTLLMQTDDGQITEPYSISAGLDYPGVGPMHAHLYTSGRAEFQAITDEDAMKAGLELCKLEGIIPAIETSHALAIFENTTFKPDDVVVVALSGRGDKDLNTYIDHFGL; encoded by the coding sequence ATGTCAACACCAGTAAAAACCGCTCTGATCGGGGCCATACCGGGGTCGGGGCCGTACCATGTGAGCGAAAAGGGGTATTACGGCGAATTCGGCGGGGCCTTTATTCCCGAAATGCTGTACCCCAACGTGGAAGAACTGCGGCAAAGGTACCTGGAAGTAATGAGCGAACCTTCGTTTAAAGAGGAATTCGATCAATTACTGAAGGATTATGTGGGGCGCCCTTCCCCGCTCTATTTCGCCAAACGCATGTCGGAAAAATACGGGACAAAAATATACCTGAAGCGGGAAGACCTCAACCACACCGGGGCGCATAAGATCAATAACACCATAGGCCAGATCCTCATGGCCAGGCGGTTGGGAAAAGCGCGTATTATCGCAGAAACAGGTGCCGGACAACACGGTGTGGCCACAGCCACTGTCTGTGCCCTCATGGGGATGAAATGCGTGGTATATATGGGTGAAATAGACATTGCCCGGCAGGCCCCTAATGTGGCCAGGATGAAAATGCTCGGTGCCGAAGTACGCCCCGCCCTTTCCGGCAGCCGCACACTCAAGGACGCTACCAACGAAGCCATTCGCGACTGGATCAACAACCCGGTGGACACCCACTATATCATCGGGTCGGCCATCGGGCCGCATCCTTATCCGGACATGGTGACCCGTTTCCAGAGTGTTATTTCCGAAGAGATCAAATACCAACTGAAAGAAAAAGAAGGACGGGAACACCCGGATTATGTGGTGGCCTGTATAGGCGGGGGCAGCAATGCCGCCGGTACGTTTTATCATTTTCTCCACAATGAGGATGTGGGCATTATTGCAGTTGAAGCTGCCGGAAAAGGTATCGATTCCGGGGAAAGTGCCGCTACCTCGGTTTTAGGGCATCAGGGTATTATTCACGGCTGCAAGACCCTGCTCATGCAAACCGATGACGGACAGATCACGGAGCCCTATTCCATATCGGCAGGACTGGACTATCCCGGTGTAGGCCCCATGCACGCCCACCTGTACACTTCCGGAAGGGCGGAATTCCAGGCTATCACCGACGAAGACGCCATGAAAGCGGGATTGGAATTGTGTAAACTGGAAGGCATTATTCCCGCCATAGAAACCAGCCATGCCCTGGCCATTTTCGAGAATACGACCTTCAAACCGGATGATGTGGTGGTGGTAGCACTATCAGGAAGGGGCGATAAGGACCTGAACACATATATCGATCATTTCGGGCTATAA
- the lgt gene encoding prolipoprotein diacylglyceryl transferase — MHFLSINWSPSEGIDLGFFMIRYYSLMFVVAFALGWFLMKRIYLREGLTVKELDSLFIYTVLATLIGARLGHFLFYEPEMFIKDPLHIFLPVEFSPKFRIVGFRGLASHGAAIGIIIAMYYYSKKIIHKPLLWILDRVVIPVSIGGVFVRLGNFMNSEIIGRPTNSDFGVVFQQLGETFPRHPSQLYEAAGYILVFLILWYTYWKTDKREKTGYIFGLFLILLWTVRFVVEFSKENQVPFEDSIPLNMGQWLSIPFILIGLYLIFRSSKQTKNVQNS; from the coding sequence ATGCATTTTTTAAGTATAAACTGGAGCCCGAGCGAAGGCATTGACCTCGGTTTTTTTATGATAAGATACTACAGCCTCATGTTTGTGGTGGCCTTTGCCCTGGGGTGGTTCCTGATGAAAAGAATATACCTGCGTGAAGGCCTTACGGTAAAAGAACTCGATTCCCTTTTTATTTATACCGTATTAGCCACACTAATCGGCGCCCGTCTCGGACATTTTTTGTTTTACGAACCCGAAATGTTCATCAAAGACCCGTTGCATATATTCCTCCCGGTAGAATTCAGCCCCAAATTCCGTATCGTCGGTTTCCGGGGGCTGGCCAGTCACGGGGCCGCGATAGGTATTATTATCGCCATGTATTATTACAGTAAAAAGATCATTCACAAACCTTTGTTATGGATACTCGATCGTGTAGTGATCCCGGTTTCCATAGGCGGGGTATTTGTCCGCTTAGGGAACTTTATGAATTCCGAGATCATCGGGCGGCCTACCAACAGTGATTTCGGGGTGGTCTTTCAGCAACTCGGCGAAACATTTCCGAGACACCCGTCACAACTATACGAAGCAGCCGGGTATATTCTCGTATTCCTGATCCTATGGTACACCTATTGGAAAACCGACAAGAGGGAAAAAACCGGTTATATCTTCGGGCTTTTCCTTATCCTGCTCTGGACCGTAAGGTTTGTTGTGGAATTCTCTAAGGAAAACCAGGTTCCCTTTGAAGACAGTATTCCCCTGAACATGGGACAATGGCTGAGTATTCCGTTTATCCTCATCGGACTTTACCTCATATTTCGGAGTTCAAAGCAAACAAAAAATGTTCAAAATTCATAA